The following proteins are encoded in a genomic region of Pseudomonas saponiphila:
- a CDS encoding RidA family protein — protein sequence MSIQRIHSNERLSGAVTFAGLVFLSGQVPGASSDIGGQTREVLEKIDTLLAEAGSDKDHLLSATIYLKDIQADFAGMNEVWSAWLSPGQAPARTTLQAALARPQILVEISVIAVRR from the coding sequence GTGGCGCGGTGACCTTTGCCGGACTGGTGTTTCTCTCCGGGCAGGTGCCGGGTGCCAGCAGCGACATCGGCGGCCAGACCCGCGAGGTGCTGGAGAAGATCGACACCTTGCTGGCCGAGGCCGGCAGCGACAAGGACCATCTCTTGAGCGCGACGATCTACCTCAAGGACATCCAGGCCGATTTCGCGGGGATGAATGAAGTTTGGTCGGCCTGGCTGTCTCCCGGCCAGGCGCCGGCGCGTACCACCCTGCAGGCGGCCCTGGCGCGCCCGCAGATCCTCGTCGAAATCAGCGTCATCGCGGTTCGCCGCTGA
- a CDS encoding transporter substrate-binding domain-containing protein — translation MHKITLLGCTLGLLFSAVSQANEAPLEGTLAKIANSTSITLGYRDASVPFSYVGDNSGQPMGYSVELASKVVERIQQQLQLPKLNVKYNLVTSQTRIPLVQNGTVDLECGSTGVTAERQKQVAFSYGFIYVKGQLLTAKDSGIKRFADLRGKNVVTTAGTTNERFLKNYNVEHKIDMFVISAKDHGEAFQMLQSGRAAAFYMDDALLYGERAKARDPHNWVVVGEEQSREIYSCMVRKDDPQFLALVNGALADLYRSGEINGIYQRWFQQPIPPKGLNLEFPMTAELKAIIARPTSDPVE, via the coding sequence ATGCATAAGATCACGTTGCTCGGCTGCACCCTGGGGCTGTTGTTCAGCGCGGTTTCCCAGGCCAACGAAGCGCCCCTGGAGGGCACCCTGGCCAAGATCGCCAACAGCACCAGCATTACCTTGGGTTATCGCGACGCTTCGGTGCCCTTTTCTTACGTGGGCGACAACAGCGGCCAGCCCATGGGCTATTCGGTGGAACTGGCGAGCAAGGTGGTGGAGCGCATCCAGCAGCAGTTGCAGCTGCCCAAGCTGAATGTGAAATACAACCTGGTGACCTCGCAGACGCGCATTCCCCTGGTGCAGAACGGCACCGTGGACCTGGAATGCGGCTCCACCGGGGTCACCGCCGAGCGGCAGAAACAGGTGGCGTTCTCCTACGGCTTCATCTACGTCAAGGGCCAGCTGCTGACCGCCAAGGACAGCGGGATCAAGCGCTTCGCCGACTTGCGGGGCAAGAACGTGGTGACCACCGCGGGCACCACCAACGAGCGTTTTCTCAAGAACTACAACGTCGAGCACAAGATCGACATGTTCGTGATCAGCGCCAAGGACCACGGCGAGGCGTTCCAGATGCTGCAGAGCGGGCGCGCGGCGGCGTTCTACATGGATGACGCGCTGCTCTACGGCGAACGGGCCAAGGCCCGCGATCCGCACAATTGGGTGGTGGTGGGGGAGGAGCAGTCGCGGGAGATCTACAGCTGCATGGTGCGCAAGGACGATCCGCAGTTCCTGGCGCTGGTCAACGGTGCGCTGGCGGATCTGTATCGCTCCGGGGAAATCAACGGCATCTACCAGCGCTGGTTCCAGCAGCCGATTCCGCCCAAGGGCCTGAACCTGGAGTTCCCCATGACTGCGGAGCTGAAAGCGATCATCGCCCGGCCCACCAGCGACCCGGTGGAATAA